The Drechmeria coniospora strain ARSEF 6962 chromosome 02, whole genome shotgun sequence genome has a segment encoding these proteins:
- a CDS encoding KOW motif containing protein, which yields MQKLARRVAQAQRQAGRRSRQRVERENIDNRTRNRQALRAGVAEVRQNLKDAKQARQEDWEMGPLAPKRDLGFNNYGAFRETVRQDWTNHGLHQPRPELLHQRCAWAGGVKQLNLAVGDRVVIRDGPDKGKLDTIKSIQPESGTVTLEKHHRALAVGMFDSPARSQAMPISVGSIRLVYPITNPETGVTRDVVINQLKAVPPNMKSENMTLDRWEFGNKWDRLVPGINVVIPWPEVEAPEFEATPSDTVREQVEERTFYYSLLSPPMPGKVIDELRNKYSRFRTRHEPSYIAQKQMEEELVQARTEAIKSMQTPLDEFHEMQREIRDSQGEPELTDDMLQKIGEVMASKKAALLTEAGVSEVHPPSLPTAGSQ from the exons ATGCAGAAGCTCGCCAGGCGAGTCGCCCAGGCGCAGCGTCAGGCCGGCCGCCGATCGCGGCAGCGCGTGGAGCGGGAAAACATTGACAACCGGACGCGCAACCGCCAAGCGCTGCGAgctggcgtcgccgaggtcaGGCAGAATCTCAAGGATGCCAAGCAGGCCCGGCAGGAGGACTGGGAGATGGGCCCTCTGGCGCCCAAGCGAGATCTCGGCTTCAACAACTACGGCGCCTTCCGGGAGACTGTCCGTCAGGACTGGACGAATCATGGCCTGCACCAGCCCCGTCCCGAACTGCTTCACCAGCGCTGTGCctgggccggcggcgtcaagCAGCtcaacctcgccgtcggcgaccgcGTCGTCATCCGAGACGGGCCCGACAAGGGAAAGCTGGACACGATCAAATCCATCCAGCCGGAGAGCGGGACCGTCACCCTAGAGAAGCACCACAGA gcgctcgccgtcggcatgttTGACAGCCCAGCCCGGTCACAGGCGATGCCCATTTCCGTCGGCTCCATCCGCCTCGTATACCCCATCACGAATCCCGAGACGGGCGTGACGcgcgacgtcgtcatcaacCAGCTCAAGGCCGTCCCACCCAACATGAAGTCGGAGAATATGACTCTCGACAGGTGGGAGTTTGGCAATAAGTGGGATCGTCTCGTTCCCGGAATCAACGTCGTCATTCCCTGGCCCGAGGTTGAGGCTCCCGAGTTTGAGGCAACCCCCTCCGATACGGTCcgcgagcaggtcgaggaaCGCACCTTTTACTACAGCCTGCTGTCGCCCCCGATGCCTGGCAAAGTTATCGACGAACTGCGGAATAAGTACTCGAGGTTCCGCACCCGTCACGAACCCTCCTACATTGCGCAGAAGCAGATGGAGGAGGAACTCGTCCAAGCTCGAACCGAAGCCATCAAGTCGATGCAGACGCCCCTCGACGAGTTCCACGAGATGCAGCGCGAAATTCGCGACTCGCAGGGCGAGCCAGAGCTTACCGACGACATGCTGCAGAAGATTGGCGAAGTCATGGCCAGTAAGAAAGCTGCGCTCCTCACCGAAGCCGGCGTGAGCGAGGTGCACCCGCCTTCTTTACCGACCGCTGGATCGCAATGA
- a CDS encoding DNA replication ATPase encodes MAVDCPICNKAVRPSDINSHIDSGCVDFVVVDKEATPPQQSQQNGASSSQKRTASSFFSTPAPKRTLTGDKILLPLVNGGAVTTGKKRTFEEGPGADESEKRYGPAAEGEAEADGDGKVVKRTKTLRAAPLAERMRPKTLDDVCGQELVGANGVLRALIDSNQVPSMILWGASGTGKTTIARCIAQVAGSRFVELNATSTGVAECKKLFHEAANDLALTGRKTIIFCDEIHRFNKAQQDVFLKPVEAGCVTLIGATTENPSFKVANALLSRCRTFTLQPLSTEDVVEILRRARRAEETLHPPTPLLDDEMMAYLARFSDGDARTALNLLELALSLAAREGITKEDIKSSLTKTLVYDRGGDQHYDSISAFHKSVRGGDADAALYYLARMLQSGEDPLFVARRMVVIASEDVGLADNTLLPLATAAYTATQQIGMPEARIPLAHCAVALCLAPKSTRAYRALNNAYASLREPGVASLPVPLHLRNAPTRLMRDLGCGAQYKYPPNYRDGQVRQTYLPDALLGRHFLEDRDLGTEIDPDLVMENAGQTA; translated from the coding sequence ATGGCGGTCGACTGTCCGATTTGCAACAAAGCCGTCAGGCCGTCCGACATCAATAGCCACATCGACTCGGGCTGCGTCgacttcgtcgtcgtcgacaaggaagcgacgccgccgcaACAATCGCAGCAGAACGGAGCGTCATCGTCGCAGAAGCGTACCGCCTCCAGCTTCTTCTCCACGCCGGCCCCCAAGCGTACCCTCACGGGCGACAAGATCCTGCTGCCGCTCGTCAACGGTGGTGCCGTGACGACGGGCAAGAAGAGGACCTTTGAAGAGGGGCCCGGTGCGGACGAGTCGGAGAAGCGATACgggccggccgccgagggcgaggccgaggcggatggcgatggcaagGTGGTCAAGAGGACGAAAACGCTGCGGGCGGCACCGTTGGCCGAGAGGATGAGACCAAAGACGCTCGATGACGTCTGCGGCCAGGAGCTCGTCGGGGCCAACGGCGTCCTGCGGGCGCTCATCGACTCGAACCAGGTGCCCTCCATGATCCTCTGGGGCGCTTCCGGCACGGGAAAGACGACCATCGCGCGCTGCATCGCCCAGGTGGCCGGCAGTCGCTTCGTCGAGCTCAACGCGACGAGCACGGGCGTGGCCGAGTGCAAGAAGCTCTTCCACGAGGCCGCCAACGACCTCGCCCTCACCGGCCGCAAGACCATCATCTTCTGCGACGAGATACACCGCTTCAACAAGGCGCAGCAGGACGTCTTCCTGAAacccgtcgaggccggctgcGTGACCCTCATCGGCGCCACGACGGAGAACCCGTCCTTCAAGGTGGCCAACGCCCTGCTCTCGCGCTGCCGCACCTTTACCCTCCAGCCGCTGTCGACCGAGGACGTGGTCGAGATCCTGCGACGCGCACGCCGCGCCGAGGAGACCCTCCACCCTCCCACgcccctcctcgacgacgagatgatgGCCTATCTCGCCCGCttcagcgacggcgacgcccggACGGCCCTcaacctcctcgagctcgccctctCCCTGGCGGCGCGCGAGGGCATCACCAAGGAAGACATCAAGTCGTCTCTCACGAAAACGCTCGTCTACgaccgcggcggcgaccagCACTACGactccatctcggcctttCACAAGTCcgtccgcggcggcgacgcggatGCCGCCCTCTACTACCTCGCCCGCATGCTTCAATCGGGCGAGGATCCCCTcttcgtcgcccgtcgcATGGTCGTCATCGCCTCGGAGGACGTCGGTCTCGCCGACAAcaccctcctccccctcgccaccgccgcctaCACGGCCACCCAGCAGATTGGCATGCCCGAAGCCCGCATCCCCCTCGCCCactgcgccgtcgccctctgCCTCGCGCCCAAAAGCACGCGCGCCTACCGCGCCCTCAACAACGCCTACGCCTCCCTCCGCGAACCAGGCGTCGCCAGCCTACCCGTTCCCCTGCACCTACGCAACGCTCCCACCCGTCTCATGCGCGACCTCGGCTGCGGCGctcagtacaagtacccccCCAACTACCGTGATGGCCAGGTCCGTCAGACATACCTGCCCGACGCccttctcggccggcacTTCCTCGAGGATCGCGACTTGGGCACGGAGATTGATCCGGATCTTGTCATGGAAAACGCGGGCCAAACTGCCTGA